From the Inediibacterium massiliense genome, the window ATAGATGGAAGTTATCCATTGGTTTGGCATAATAAAAATAGTTTATAGAAATAAGGAGGTAGCAATTAGATGAAGAAGCCAATGGAAAAGGTAAGTTGTGTACAGATCAATAAAAAAGATCATATATGGAAGATGTGGCTGATTGTGTTGGGGGGATTAGGACTACTTGCTTTTATTATGGTATTTTCCACAACTAAGGGAACAGCCCATATTCCGTTATCTTTTGTGTGGGATGCTTTATTTCATTTTAATGAGGAAGAAATGAATCATCTTGTTATAGTTAATCTTCGTATGCCTCGCGTGATAGCAAGTGCTTTAGTTGGTGCATCTTTAGCTGTTGCAGGAGCTATTATGCAAGGAACTACCGGAAACCCTCTAGCTGATTCCGGTTTATTAGGGCTTAATGCTGGGGCTGCTTTTGCTCTTTCCATCTGTTTTGCTTTTTTTCCAGAAATGAAGTATATGCATATCATCTTATTTTCTTTTTTGGGAGCAACTTTGGGAGCCATATTAGTTAATGGAATTGCTTCTATGAAAAGAGGGGAACAAACACCTACTCGTCTTGTATTGGCAGGTGCAGCTGTTAGTACACTGCTTGTGGCCATGAGCCAAGGAATTGCTCTTTATTTTAATGTGGCGCAAAGCATTATGTTTTGGACTGTTGGTGGTGTTGCAGGTTCCAATTGGGAACAAGTTAGGATAATGTTGCCTTGGATAATAGGAGGATTGATAGGAGCTTTTTTATTATCACCTTCCATTTCTATTTTGAGTTTAGGTCAGGATGTTGCAAAGGGACTAGGAATAAATATAAGGGTGGTAAATGCACTTTCTTCCATTATAGTTCTTATATTGGTAGGAGCATCTGTATCGGTAGTAGGAGCAGTTGGATTTGTAGGACTGATTGTTCCTCATATTGCACGCTTTTTTGTTGGGATGGACTATAGATTAATTATTCCCTCTACAGCAGTAATGGGAGCTTTGTTGGTTGTATTGGCTGATCTGGGGGCGAGAACTTTAAACCCTCCTTTTGAAACTCCCATAGGAGCTATGATTTCTCTTATTAGCGTACCATTATTTTTAAACTTGGCTCGCAAGCAAAGGAGTGCAATGTAATGAACGAACAACAACAAATAATTGAAGCATATAAACGTAAGATATGGATTCGTAATATATCCATTGTAATTGGGTGTGTTGTATTACTAACCATTTCTCTAATTGTTAGTATGAACTCAGGATATATTAAAATGTCTCCACTTGATGTTTTAAGGACACTATTTGGAAAAAGTATGGATCAAGAAAAATTGATTTTATTTGAATTTAGACTACCTCGTATAATTATTTCAATGTTGGTAGGAGCGGGGCTTGCTCTATCAGGATGCATCATACAGAGTGTATCTAAAAACCCTCTAGCTGATCCAGGACTTTTGGGTATTCATGCAGGTGCTGGTTTAATGGTGATTTTGTATGTACTAATTTTTAGTGGGGAATCGTTCTTATCCGTGTTCACTTTGCCTTTTCTAGCGTTAATAGGAGCGGGTGCTACGGCAGTGATAGTCTATCTTTTTTCTTATCAACGAAATAAGGGCATTGCAACTATGAGACTTATTTTAACGGGTGTGGCAGTACAAGCTGGAGTTTCAGCGTTAACCACTTTACTGGTAGTGAAGTTGGATGATACACAGTATAACTTTGTTGTTGCTTGGCAGACAGGAAGTATTTGGGGTTCCAACTGGAAATTTGTGATGACATTACTGCCTTGGTTAGTCATATTGATTCCTTATATACTTACAAAAGCTCCTGTTATGGATATATTAGGTCTGAGCGATGATATATCCTATAGTCTTGGTGCTTTAGTAGAGAAAGAACGTCGTAGACTGCTTGCAGTAGCCGTCGCTCTTGCAGCCTCATGTGTAGCGGTTAGCGGAAGTATTAGTTTTGTAGGGCTTATAGCACCCCACTTGGCAAGACGACTTGTTGGACCACGCCACCGTGTACTTCTGTTGACTAGTATACTCATTGGTGCTGTATTAGTATCTATGGCAGATACTATTGGACGTATTATCATTCAACCTTCTGAGCTGCCAACAGGAATTGTGGTAGCTATTATTGGAGCACCATATTTTCTGTATCTTCTTTCTAACAGCAAGATTTAACCATAGAATGATTCATAAAGTTTACTATGAAGAAATTATGTATTTAATATAAGGAGTAAGAGCTTATGAACAGTATTGTAACAAAAAATTTAGCCATCTCTTATGATGACAAACTTATAGTTGATGATTTAAATATGAATATACCAAAAGGTAAGATTACTACCATAATTGGACCAAATGGATGTGGAAAATCAACTGTCTTAAAGACTGTAGGACGTATTCTAAAGCCAAAGAAAGGCATGGTGTATTTAAACGGTGATGATATTAGAAAGCTTCCTACTAAGGAGGTGGCACAAAAGATGGCTATATTGCCTCAATCGCCTCAAGCTCAAGGAGGGCTTACTGTTGGGGAGCTTGTATCCTACGGTCGCTTTCCACATCAGAGAGGATATGGGAAACTGTCTTCTAAGGATAAGAAAATCATTGCATGGGCATTAAAGATGACCAAGCTAACTGAATTTGAGACTGCATCGGTAGACAATCTTTCTGGCGGACAGCGTCAGAGAGTTTGGATTGCAATGGCACTAGCCCAGCAGACGGATTTGATATTGCTAGATGAGCCTACCACCTATTTGGATATGGCATATCAGTTAGAGGTATTGGAGCTTTTATACAATCTGAATAGGGAACAAAGTTGTACAATCGTCATGGTATTACATGATTTGAATTTAGCCGCACGCTTTGCAGACTACATGATAGCAATACGCAGTGGAGAAATTATAAGGTGCGGAACTCCAAAAGAGATTATGACCACAAAGGTCTTAAAGGATACATTCCATATTGATGCTGAGATTGGGTTGGAGTCTAGAACAGGGAGACCCACATGTATTTCTTATGAACTGATTAAAGAGTAGAAATAGTAAGAAAAGGAGATGATCATATGAAGAAAATTGCAATTTATGGAAAAGGTGGCATTGGGAAGTCCACTACAGTATCCAATGTATCTGCAGCTATGGCAAAAATGGGACTAACAGTAATGCAGATTGGATGTGATCCCAAGGCAGACTCTACTCGTAATCTAACTGGAGGTAAAAACATTACTACAGTATTAGATACTTTAAGAGAAAAAGGGGATGTTGAGTTAGATGATCTTGTCTTTAAAAGTAGTACTGGGGTTTTGTGCGTAGAATCAGGAGGTCCTGTTCCAGGGGTAGGGTGTGCGGGTCGTGGAATAATCACGGCTTTTGAAAAGTTAGAAGAATTAGATGCATATGAAGTGTATCAACCAGATGTTATCCTATATGATGTTTTAGGTGATGTGGTATGCGGTGGTTTTGCTATGCCTATTAGAGGAGGATATGCTGACGAGGTGTGCATAGTGACCTCAGGAGAAATGATGTCACTTTACGCAGCTACAAATATAGCACATGCCGTTAGAAGTTTTGGTAAGCGTGGATATGCATCCTTACGAGGATTGATACTCAACTCTAAAAAAATTGAAAATGAACAAGAGCTAGTTAAAAAAGTTTCAGATGAAATTGAAACTCCCATAATTTATTGTATGTCCCGAGATCCTTATGTACAGAAGGCTGAGGCCTTGGGAAAAACGGTAGTTGAAGCCTTCCCTGAATGTGAGATGACAAAGCACTACCATACTTTGGCAAAGATTCTATTGGAGGGAGAAAAGTGATCATGAATGGATTAAAACATATAAAACGCTTATCTTCAGTTAAGACAAATGCCGGTGTAAAATTTCTGACTCCGGCAGCTTTTCCGGGAAATCACTGTCCCATGCATACTGCATTGGCACTTAGTGCAAAAGTGAAGGGAATGTCTACTTTGGTTGTAGGTACACCAGAATGTGGAACTTATAGTCGTAATGTGATTTCTCAGATTAAAAGTGAAGAAGGTCAGCTACATTGGACGTATATTTTAGATTCAAACGAGGTTGTATTTGGATGCCGTAAAGGATTGATTCAAACAATCAAAGAAATGGATAAGTCTGGTGCAAAGGCCATCATGATCATTTTAACTTGTGTTCCGGAGGTAATCGGAGAAGATGTAGAGGGTATTGTACATGAGCTACAGCCTAAGGTTTCGGCTTTACTGACATTTGTGTTAATGGCACATTTTAAATGTAATAGTTATCCGTCAGGTTATTGGAAAACATTGTTAGCATTTGAAACATTAATGAAGAGGGGAAAAAAAAGGGATGATACAATCAATATTCTTGGACGTAGTCCGAGAGAAAAGCATGCTCCTATGCCTGAATTATTAACAGCATTGGAAAAAAGAGGATTTTACCTTAGAATGCTTGCTCCAAAATCTGATGTTGAGGATTTTATTGTTTCACCAGATGCAGCTCTTAATATTGTAATTTCACCTTTTATGAATCCTTTGGCTGAAATGATGTGGGAGAAGTTTCAAGTTCCATTTATAAGTATTCATGAAACTTATGATGTATCGGAAATAGATCATATGTATGAAGCTATAGAAAAATCATTGAAAATCAGGTTTAACCATGAATTTAATGCATCAAGGCAAAAAGCTATTACATTGCAGAAACAGGCAGAAGATGTGTTTAAAGGGAAAAGTTATATTCTAACTCACATGGGTGCCATGATGCCTTTGCCCTTTGTATTATATCTAACTAAATTTAAAATGAAGCCTACGATTTTACATATGGATGAATTTTATCCTGATGATAAAAAATGGGCAAAAGCTATTAAAAAGCAAGGCTATGATCCTATGATCTGCCATATGGTAAATGATCATGCGGATAGAGACCTTTTAGAATGTATTCAAGCAGAATTTTCTTTAGGAGAACTTCTAAAAGATTCCTCTTCCATTCCTTGCGTTTCATATTTGGAGGATTTGTATGGACAAATGGGTTATGAAAGAACAGCAGTTTTATTAAGTAGGATGTTAAAGATGTATGAAAAAGTAAATAAGGAGGAGTAGTCATGGGAATTCATAGATTCAAACCGCCAATGTCAGGTAGAATGGGAACATTATGGACGCTTGCTTCAATCCGTGATGCAGCTTTGATTGAATACGGATGTATGGGACATATGCAGTATGGGCGAATGTTTTTAAATCAAGCAGGTATATCTAAAAGGTGTAAACTATATTCTACTCACATCGACGAAACAGATATTTCATTAGGAGATACGAATAGACTGAATCGTGCTATTGCTCAAATTGTAGAGAGAGATGAGCCTAAAATTATTTTTTTACTGTCATCTTCAGTGCCAACAGTTATTGGGACGGATTTAATGGCCATATGTGAAGAATTACAACCACAATATCCTAATGTACGATTACTTCCATTTGGATATGGAGGGTTTGACATATGTGGACATGTTGGTGTTCAAGAAGCACTTTTGCTGCTTTCGAAAACATTACCAAAGGATATACAAAAAACACAGGAGCCTACATTTAATATAATCGGTTCTTGTGCTGATTTATTTCGTTTCCATGCTGATGCAGAAGAGATGATTCGAATAATGAAGGGTGCCTTTGGTATGAAAAAACTTTGCGTTATGACTTCTGATACATGTGTACAGGAAATTGAGGATATGGGTGGTGCCCATATTAATTTAGTTATACGACGAGAAGGAGAACCTGCTGCAAAACAATTAAAGAAACGATTTAAAACGCCATATTTAGTGGCTAGACCCTATGGAATGAAGGAAACTTTGGGATGGATAGATAAGATAGGAAAAATGTGTGGATTAACTCCAGATAGTAGTTTTATAAAATTAGAAAAAGAAAAAATCATGAGTCAAATTTCACCTGCAATCCTTATATTTGAACATATCATACGAGAACATCCTGATGAAGGAAGAATTTCATTAGGAGGTCATGCAGATGTGGTAAAAGGGATTCTTTCTTATGCAGAAAAAGAATTGTCTTTAATGAAAGGAGTTTGTTGGTGTGACTGTCCAAGTATGACAAGTGCAGAAATTCCTTATTTTTCGGAAGATGAATGGATACAAGCTATAAAATCCAAAGAAAGTGGACTTCTAATGGCAAGTGGAGAAGCTTTGAAATGGGCAAAAGGAAATATAGATCTTCAAATATCTAATCCAGATGTAAAATGGAGATTGAACCTTTATGAATCTCCTTTTATGGGCTTTCGGGGAGCTGTAAATTTAGTGAATTTATGGCTCAATGGAATTTTAGAGCAAATAGATGATTAAATATATATCAATTAAAAAACAAATAGGATAGGAGTACTTATACTCCTATCCTATTATTTTTACTGAAGATTGTACATTCCATGAGCTTCCATATATTTAAATATAGCTTCTCCGTGTTCTTGTTCTTCTTTTTGAATATGATTTAAAGCTTGTCTAATATTGTGATCTTTAAATTCGAATATGGATGTATCGTATGTAGAAGATACATATTTTTCTGTTGCAAGTAAGTCTGTACAGAGATCTTTATCGCTCTCATGCTTCATATTGCTTGGTGTGCTAAATTGATTTTGTATATTTTGCATATTTTGTTGACTAGATTGATTCATATTGGGAACTTGTCCATTGAGAATTTGATTGATTGTATTTAGATGTTGTTGTTCCTGTTGTCCAAGAGATAAGAATAATTGTTTTAGTTGAGGATCTTTGGCTTTACTTGCATGATTGTTGTACTTTTTAATACATAATTCTTCATGGCTTTTTTGATCTTGTAATAAATATTTTTCTTTTTGAGTTAAATTTGTCATAAAACCACCTCCAACTTTAGGATGGATTTTAAGCAGGAAAATTATTCATAATATTATCTATATTTTCGTAAAAATAAAACTTGATTTTCATCAAAAAAATGGTATTATTTTTATGTGTTGGTATTCTTTATGAAACCAAACTCAAAATCCTTGTTTTAAATCTCTATAATCAAATTTTTCGACTTATATCCAAAAAAAGGAATGAGAACGGAGGTATTATTATGAAAGAGATCACATTGTCAAAAGGAAAGTTTACAACAAAGCAGATTACAGTAATAGGTACATTATTTGCTGTGACTATTGTACTGGGAGTTACAGGATTAGGATTTATTCCTATACCCCCATTTAAAAGTACGATTATGCATATTCCCGTGATTATTGGAGCAATTTTGGAAGGTCCTTTAGTGGGAGCTATGATAGGACTTTTGTTTGGACTATTTAGTATGTTTCAAGCTCTAAATACTTTTTCACCTGTTACTTTTGTATTTTTAAATCCTATTGTTGCTATTTTGCCAAGGATGCTTATTGGCGTTACATCCTATTATGCATATAAAATATGCAAAACAAAAAGTATAAGTTTTAATATTTCTATAGGGACAGCAATAGGATCGTTTACCAATACTATTGGAGTTTTAGGGCTTATTTATATATTATACATAGATGAGTATGCAAAGGCACTGAATATGAGTCAAAGTGTGGCAACAAAGACTTTGTTAGCCCTTGTATTCAATGGGTTTGTTTCAGCAGGAACTGCAATTGTCATTACGGTTCCAGTTGTGCTTGCAGTAAAACGTTTTAAATAATTTAGGTGAATGATAAGAGATCTAATACATGGATAATCAAACAGAAAAATACTACTCTTAAAAAGAGTAGTATTTTTTGTATCATAGAATGAAAAATTATTAAACAAGAAAAAAAGTTTTGAAATAAATAAAAATTTTAAAAACAATGATTGAAATCTATATAAAATACTGACATAATGAGTGGAGACATAAAAGTAAAAAGGGGTGGACTGACTATGATCAAAGAAAAAAATGAATTAGTAAAAAGAATATTATTTATTTTTATAGGAAGCTTAATATCTGCCATAGGAATTAATTCTTTTTTAATCCCTCATAAATTTTTAAGTGGAGGAGCAGGAGGTCTTGCTTTAATTTTTCAGTATCTTACAGATGTTCCATCAGGATATTATTTATTAGCTATCAATATACCTATATTTTTAATAGGAATAAAAGCTGTTGATAAAGAGTTTTGTATTTTTAGTTTGATTGGAATGGTTTCTTTATCTGTATTTATGATTTTGACTCAAAATGTATCCCACTACTTATATGCAGAGGATATGGTGATTTCTAGTATATATGGAGGAATATTTGGAGGAATTGGAGGAGCCATTGTTTTTAAAAGTCGTGCATCTATGGGAGGAACAGATATTATTGCTGTTGTTTTAAGAAAAAAGACAGGAGGAAATATAGCCCAGTATCTATTTGCCATGAATATAGTAGTTGTAATCATCGGAGCTACTATCAATGGAGTGAGTATTGCACTTTATACGTTGGTTTCTATGTATATAGGTTCTGAGGTAATGAGTAGAGTAATGGATGGATTAGAAAGAAAAAAATTATTATTTGTAGTCACTCAAAAAGAAAGGGAAATTGCAGATTTGATTATAAAAGAAGTAGGAAGAGGTGTTACGTTTTTACATGGGCAAGGAGCATATACAGGCCAAGATAGAAATGTGATTTATTGCATTGTGTCTTTAAGACAATTACCAAAAATAAAAAAATTAATTGAAGATACAGATCAGCAGTCTTTTATTTCTATATTGGATACTTCTGAAGTACATGGAAAAGGGTTTAAAAAACCGGCACTATAAGAATATGAGAATTTGTATAGTTTATAACTATTTTGAAAAGATAGAATTTTAAATACAAATATCTGATATAATATAAATATATGGTTATATGTAATATCCTTTAAGGAGGCGCTTTATAAAAATGAAAAATAGTGAATGGAGCACAGAAGTAGGAAAAAGATATTCATTAAAAGAGGAAATTGCAAATAGCATATCTCATGGAGTGGGTATTGTTTTTAGTATAGTAGTGGTAACTATTCTATTGGTTTATGCAATTTGGGAGAAAAATCCTATCTCCATTACAGGATTTAGTATTTATGGATTTTGTTCTATTTGTTTATATGTAGCATCTACACTTTACCATAGCTTTCAAAAGGAAAAAATTAAAAAGATCTTAAGAATATTTGATCATTCTTCTATATTTTTATTTATAGCAGGAACCTATACTCCAGTTGTATTACTTACCATGAAAGGGTATTGGAGAATAGGAATCTTAACAGGAGTATGGGTGATTGCTTTAGCTGGAATTTTATTTAAAGTGTTTACTTTTAATAAATTTGAAAAATATAAAATAGTATCACTAAGTTTGTATATTTTAATGGGATGGATTGTAGTTATAGCTATAAAACCTATGCTGGAGGTAGTTCCTATTGGATTTTTTATGTGGCTTTTAGCAGGAGGACTGATCTATACATTAGGTACAATTTTTTACGCTTGTAAAAAAATACCATATAATCATGCAATTTGGCATCTTTTTGTTTTAACAGGAAGTGTACTTCATTTTGTAGGAATTTTTAAGTATCTAACATAATAAAGATTATTTTAAAAATCAGGGAGGGATTCCTGATTTTTGTTGTATAATAGGAATAAATCTATTGAGGGGGAATGATATGAAAATTGGATATGCAGCATCTAGTGGTGAAATAGATATATGGGATACTTTAGAGAATACTAAGAAAAATGGATTTGATGCGGTTGAACTTAATGTCAATATGCCTATTTTTTTTCCAGAAAACTTTACAAAAGAGAATAGAGAAAAAATTAAAAAATATAAAATAGAAAATGATATAGAAATTACTTTACACGGGCCTGAAGATATTACTTTGCTTCAATTGCAAGAAAATATTAGAAAAGCTTGTATCCATCGTTTCAAAGAGGTGATAGATTTTGGATATGATATAGGAGCAAGTCGAATGACTATCCATATAGGAAGTGCAGTTTGTTTTACTCTTACAGATCGAAAATCTTATTTAGATGAATTATATAAAGAACAATATAAAAAGGTATTAAAAGAAAGTTTAATAGAATTAAGTTCCTATGCAAAAGATAAAATTTTATTGTGCGTAGAAAATTCAGGGAGATTTCCAAAAGAAATTGTTCAAGAAACTTTAGAAGAAATAATAGATACAAAAAATATTTATTTGACTTGGGATATAGGACACTCCTATACAAATGAATATGATGAAGTAAAATTTTTTCTAAAGCATATTCATAAAGTGAGAACCTGTCATTTACATGATCATAATGGAAAAATGGATCATCAAATTATAGGGAGTGGAAAAGTAGATTTTAAATGGCATATGAATCAAATGAATAAAAAGGATGTAGTTTACATTATAGAAGTACGTCCAAGAAAATATGCAATAGAGTCTCTTCAAAAATTAAAAGAAATGAATTAGATAAACAAGTTAGCAAAATGTCTATAAGTTATTTTGCTAACTTGTTTTGATTTGTAGTAGTGAAGAATAGATAAAGGATAAAATGGATGTATTAATATGGATAATGTAGAAAAAAAATCAATTCTTTTGATAAAATAAATAATTGCGAAAGGGGTATATATCATATACAATTGATATAAAAATACAATTTATTCTAAATTGCGACAAAATACGATAAAAACGGTTTAGGATAAATGAAACAAACCATAGAAAGAGGTGTCAAAATGAAATTAAAAACCAGAATTTTAGTAATTACATTATCTACAGTACTTATTATCTTTTTATCTACTATGGGAATTACTATTATGGATTCAAGAAAAATTGCAAAGGAACAAGCCACACAATTAGCTGAGACTACAGCAAGAGAATATTCTAAGCAGACTGCTCAAGTGATCAATGAGTCTTTTGATTATGCAAAAATATTAGCAAAAAATATTGAAACAATGAAAGAAAATAATCATACAGATAGAAAACTTGTTATGGATATGCTCAAAAAAATATTAGAGAGTAATCCAAATCTGTATGATGTTTGGGTAGGGTTTGAGCCTAATGCTTTTGATGGACGAGACCAAGAATTTGCAGGGAAAGATTTTCATGATGAAACAGGAGTATTTATTCCCTGTTGGTATAAAAAAGATGGACAGATTCAGTATGAAACTTTACAAGAATACCATGAACCAGGTGTAGGAGATTATTATCTGAAACCTTTTCAAGAAAAAAAATCTGTCATTACAGAACCTACAGAATATACTATGGGTGGTAAAAAAGTAATGCTTACTACTTTATCTGTTCCTATTGTATATAATAACCAAGTAGTTGGTGTAGTAGGGGTAGATATTCATTTAGATTCTCTTCAACAGATGGCATCTAAAATTAAATTATATGATACAGGATTTGCTAAAATTATTTCTAACAAAGGAATTGTTGTAGCTCATAAAAATCCAGAATCTATTGGAAAGTTATCTAGTGAATTAAGATCGGAAGATGAAGAAATCAAAAAAACTTATGAAGATGCGATTCAAAATGGGAAAAATTATAGTAATGTTGTTTATTCAGAAACTTTAAAAGAAGATGTTTTTAAAGTATTTGTGCCTATACATATAACAGGAGTAGATACTCCTTGGAGTTTTGGAGTAGATATTGTAGAGAAAGAAATGTATAAAGAGGTAGATCACCAAGCACTGATGATGGGCTTTATCCTATTAATTGGAATTATTATACTGGCAGGAATTGTTATTTTTATTGCTGAATATATATCTAAGCCTATTGTTTTGGCTACAGATTATGCAGAGAAAATAGCGAATTTAGATTTGACAGTAAGTTTTCCAGAGAAATTTTTAAAACGAAAAGATGAAGTAGGAAGATTGGCACAATCATTTCAAAAAACTGGAGATAATTTAAAAACTATGGCTAAGCATATGATGGATACATCTAATGAAATGGCAAATTCATCAGATATGCTTACAAATATATCAGAGCAAACTGCCTTAGCTTCAGAAGAAGTTGCAAAAACGGTAGAAGAAATTGCAAGAAGTACTACTCAGCAAGCGCAAGATACTCAAGACGGAGCAGATAAAACAGCTCAAATAAGTGAGATGATTCACAAGACAGTAAATTATATAAAAGAATTAAAAAACAATTCA encodes:
- a CDS encoding FecCD family ABC transporter permease, translated to MKKPMEKVSCVQINKKDHIWKMWLIVLGGLGLLAFIMVFSTTKGTAHIPLSFVWDALFHFNEEEMNHLVIVNLRMPRVIASALVGASLAVAGAIMQGTTGNPLADSGLLGLNAGAAFALSICFAFFPEMKYMHIILFSFLGATLGAILVNGIASMKRGEQTPTRLVLAGAAVSTLLVAMSQGIALYFNVAQSIMFWTVGGVAGSNWEQVRIMLPWIIGGLIGAFLLSPSISILSLGQDVAKGLGINIRVVNALSSIIVLILVGASVSVVGAVGFVGLIVPHIARFFVGMDYRLIIPSTAVMGALLVVLADLGARTLNPPFETPIGAMISLISVPLFLNLARKQRSAM
- a CDS encoding FecCD family ABC transporter permease; the protein is MNEQQQIIEAYKRKIWIRNISIVIGCVVLLTISLIVSMNSGYIKMSPLDVLRTLFGKSMDQEKLILFEFRLPRIIISMLVGAGLALSGCIIQSVSKNPLADPGLLGIHAGAGLMVILYVLIFSGESFLSVFTLPFLALIGAGATAVIVYLFSYQRNKGIATMRLILTGVAVQAGVSALTTLLVVKLDDTQYNFVVAWQTGSIWGSNWKFVMTLLPWLVILIPYILTKAPVMDILGLSDDISYSLGALVEKERRRLLAVAVALAASCVAVSGSISFVGLIAPHLARRLVGPRHRVLLLTSILIGAVLVSMADTIGRIIIQPSELPTGIVVAIIGAPYFLYLLSNSKI
- a CDS encoding ABC transporter ATP-binding protein; the protein is MNSIVTKNLAISYDDKLIVDDLNMNIPKGKITTIIGPNGCGKSTVLKTVGRILKPKKGMVYLNGDDIRKLPTKEVAQKMAILPQSPQAQGGLTVGELVSYGRFPHQRGYGKLSSKDKKIIAWALKMTKLTEFETASVDNLSGGQRQRVWIAMALAQQTDLILLDEPTTYLDMAYQLEVLELLYNLNREQSCTIVMVLHDLNLAARFADYMIAIRSGEIIRCGTPKEIMTTKVLKDTFHIDAEIGLESRTGRPTCISYELIKE
- a CDS encoding AAA family ATPase, with product MKKIAIYGKGGIGKSTTVSNVSAAMAKMGLTVMQIGCDPKADSTRNLTGGKNITTVLDTLREKGDVELDDLVFKSSTGVLCVESGGPVPGVGCAGRGIITAFEKLEELDAYEVYQPDVILYDVLGDVVCGGFAMPIRGGYADEVCIVTSGEMMSLYAATNIAHAVRSFGKRGYASLRGLILNSKKIENEQELVKKVSDEIETPIIYCMSRDPYVQKAEALGKTVVEAFPECEMTKHYHTLAKILLEGEK
- a CDS encoding nitrogenase component 1 translates to MNGLKHIKRLSSVKTNAGVKFLTPAAFPGNHCPMHTALALSAKVKGMSTLVVGTPECGTYSRNVISQIKSEEGQLHWTYILDSNEVVFGCRKGLIQTIKEMDKSGAKAIMIILTCVPEVIGEDVEGIVHELQPKVSALLTFVLMAHFKCNSYPSGYWKTLLAFETLMKRGKKRDDTINILGRSPREKHAPMPELLTALEKRGFYLRMLAPKSDVEDFIVSPDAALNIVISPFMNPLAEMMWEKFQVPFISIHETYDVSEIDHMYEAIEKSLKIRFNHEFNASRQKAITLQKQAEDVFKGKSYILTHMGAMMPLPFVLYLTKFKMKPTILHMDEFYPDDKKWAKAIKKQGYDPMICHMVNDHADRDLLECIQAEFSLGELLKDSSSIPCVSYLEDLYGQMGYERTAVLLSRMLKMYEKVNKEE
- a CDS encoding nitrogenase component 1, with the translated sequence MGIHRFKPPMSGRMGTLWTLASIRDAALIEYGCMGHMQYGRMFLNQAGISKRCKLYSTHIDETDISLGDTNRLNRAIAQIVERDEPKIIFLLSSSVPTVIGTDLMAICEELQPQYPNVRLLPFGYGGFDICGHVGVQEALLLLSKTLPKDIQKTQEPTFNIIGSCADLFRFHADAEEMIRIMKGAFGMKKLCVMTSDTCVQEIEDMGGAHINLVIRREGEPAAKQLKKRFKTPYLVARPYGMKETLGWIDKIGKMCGLTPDSSFIKLEKEKIMSQISPAILIFEHIIREHPDEGRISLGGHADVVKGILSYAEKELSLMKGVCWCDCPSMTSAEIPYFSEDEWIQAIKSKESGLLMASGEALKWAKGNIDLQISNPDVKWRLNLYESPFMGFRGAVNLVNLWLNGILEQIDD
- a CDS encoding spore coat protein, with translation MTNLTQKEKYLLQDQKSHEELCIKKYNNHASKAKDPQLKQLFLSLGQQEQQHLNTINQILNGQVPNMNQSSQQNMQNIQNQFSTPSNMKHESDKDLCTDLLATEKYVSSTYDTSIFEFKDHNIRQALNHIQKEEQEHGEAIFKYMEAHGMYNLQ
- a CDS encoding ECF transporter S component, yielding MKEITLSKGKFTTKQITVIGTLFAVTIVLGVTGLGFIPIPPFKSTIMHIPVIIGAILEGPLVGAMIGLLFGLFSMFQALNTFSPVTFVFLNPIVAILPRMLIGVTSYYAYKICKTKSISFNISIGTAIGSFTNTIGVLGLIYILYIDEYAKALNMSQSVATKTLLALVFNGFVSAGTAIVITVPVVLAVKRFK
- a CDS encoding YitT family protein, whose protein sequence is MIKEKNELVKRILFIFIGSLISAIGINSFLIPHKFLSGGAGGLALIFQYLTDVPSGYYLLAINIPIFLIGIKAVDKEFCIFSLIGMVSLSVFMILTQNVSHYLYAEDMVISSIYGGIFGGIGGAIVFKSRASMGGTDIIAVVLRKKTGGNIAQYLFAMNIVVVIIGATINGVSIALYTLVSMYIGSEVMSRVMDGLERKKLLFVVTQKEREIADLIIKEVGRGVTFLHGQGAYTGQDRNVIYCIVSLRQLPKIKKLIEDTDQQSFISILDTSEVHGKGFKKPAL
- the trhA gene encoding PAQR family membrane homeostasis protein TrhA, with protein sequence MKNSEWSTEVGKRYSLKEEIANSISHGVGIVFSIVVVTILLVYAIWEKNPISITGFSIYGFCSICLYVASTLYHSFQKEKIKKILRIFDHSSIFLFIAGTYTPVVLLTMKGYWRIGILTGVWVIALAGILFKVFTFNKFEKYKIVSLSLYILMGWIVVIAIKPMLEVVPIGFFMWLLAGGLIYTLGTIFYACKKIPYNHAIWHLFVLTGSVLHFVGIFKYLT
- a CDS encoding sugar phosphate isomerase/epimerase family protein, which gives rise to MKIGYAASSGEIDIWDTLENTKKNGFDAVELNVNMPIFFPENFTKENREKIKKYKIENDIEITLHGPEDITLLQLQENIRKACIHRFKEVIDFGYDIGASRMTIHIGSAVCFTLTDRKSYLDELYKEQYKKVLKESLIELSSYAKDKILLCVENSGRFPKEIVQETLEEIIDTKNIYLTWDIGHSYTNEYDEVKFFLKHIHKVRTCHLHDHNGKMDHQIIGSGKVDFKWHMNQMNKKDVVYIIEVRPRKYAIESLQKLKEMN